The Faecalibacterium sp. I3-3-33 DNA window GACGAGGTCCAGATAACGTTGCGGGCAAAGGCATCGGTGCACGGAGAGTGCGCCCGCTGTCTGGACCCGGTCACCCGGGAAGAGACAGTCGATACGGAGTGGATCGTCAAGGAGCGGGATCTGGATGACCCGGATTTCGATCTTCCGCTGGACGAAAAAGGACACTTGGACGTGGACGAATGGCTCAATCAGGAGTTCATGTTCCAGATCCCCACGGTGCTGCTTTGCAGCCCCGACTGCGCCGGGCTTTGCCCGCAGTGCGGTAAGAAAAAGGCGGAATGCACCTGCCCACCGGCAGAGCAGAC harbors:
- a CDS encoding YceD family protein, encoding MQFDLRKFITVGAKPYHAEFQCDLSAYDYAGARIPQPVTAVFDAQTDGDEVQITLRAKASVHGECARCLDPVTREETVDTEWIVKERDLDDPDFDLPLDEKGHLDVDEWLNQEFMFQIPTVLLCSPDCAGLCPQCGKKKAECTCPPAEQTDDPVDTRLAILKSLLNR